A genomic region of Zalophus californianus isolate mZalCal1 chromosome 1, mZalCal1.pri.v2, whole genome shotgun sequence contains the following coding sequences:
- the YJEFN3 gene encoding yjeF N-terminal domain-containing protein 3 isoform X2, giving the protein MAAHSAFAAPPDWRKHRVGGEEAPVPWDALKRLWLWQLGFGHRLTSAMSSAARLDPTEAPEERRFLSTAEAAALERELLEDYRFGRQQLVELCGHASAVAVTKVFPLPTLSRKQRTVLVVCGPEQNGAVGLVCARHLQMFEYEPTIFYPTRSLDLLHRDLTTQCEKMDIPFLSYLPTEVQLINDAYGLVVDAVLGPGVQPGEIGGPCTRTLAILKLLSIPLVSLDIPSGWDAETGGGDTEDGLRPDVLVSLAAPKRCAGRFSGRHHFVAGRFVPDDVRRKFALRLPGYTGTDCVAAL; this is encoded by the exons ATGGCCGCGCACAGCGCCTTCGCGGCGCCGCCTGATTGGCGGAAGcacagggtgggaggggaggaggccccTGTGCCCTGGGATGCTCTTAAAAGGCTGTGGCTGTGGCAGCTGGGCTTTGGGCACCGGCTCACCTCGGCCATGAGCAGCGCAGCCCGCCTGGACCCAACGGAGGCGCCCGAGGAGCGGCGTTTCCTCAG CACTGCTGAGGCGGCTGCCCTGGAGCGGGAGTTGCTGGAGGATTATCGCTTTGGGCGGCAGCAGCTGGTGGAGTTGTGTGGCCATGCTAGTGCTGTGGCTGTGACCAAG gTGTTCCCCTTGCCTACTCTCTCCCGGAAGCAGAGGACAGTGCTGGTCGTGTGTGGCCCGGAGCAGAACGGAGCCGTGGGGCTGGTCTGTGCCCGGCACCTGCAGATGTTT GAGTACGAACCAACCATCTTCTACCCTACACGCTCACTGGATCTGCTGCACCGGGACCTGACCACCCAGTGTGAGAAGATGGACATCCCCTTCCTGTCCTATTTGCCCACGGAG GTCCAGCTCATCAACGATGCCTATGGGCTGGTGGTGGACGCCGTGCTGGGCCCTGGCGTGCAGCCGGGGGAGATCGGGGGCCCCTGCACGCGGACGCTGGCCATACTCAAGCTGCTGTCCATCCCCCTTGTGAGCCTGGACATTCCCTCAG gctGGGACGCGGAGACCGGTGGCGGCGACACCGAGGATGGGCTCCGGCCCGACGTGCTGGTATCGCTCGCCGCGCCCAAGCGCTGCGCCGGCCGCTTCTCCGGCCGTCACCACTTCGTGGCCGGCAGGTTCGTGCCCGACGACGTGCGCCGAAAGTTCGCTCTGCGCCTGCCGGGATACACCGGCACCGACTGCGTCGCGGCGCTGTGA
- the YJEFN3 gene encoding yjeF N-terminal domain-containing protein 3 isoform X1 produces MAAHSAFAAPPDWRKHRVGGEEAPVPWDALKRLWLWQLGFGHRLTSAMSSAARLDPTEAPEERRFLSTAEAAALERELLEDYRFGRQQLVELCGHASAVAVTKVFPLPTLSRKQRTVLVVCGPEQNGAVGLVCARHLQMFEYEPTIFYPTRSLDLLHRDLTTQCEKMDIPFLSYLPTEVQLINDAYGLVVDAVLGPGVQPGEIGGPCTRTLAILKLLSIPLAGTRRPVAATPRMGSGPTCWYRSPRPSAAPAASPAVTTSWPAGSCPTTCAESSLCACRDTPAPTASRRCDRHLRSGGLDPRQ; encoded by the exons ATGGCCGCGCACAGCGCCTTCGCGGCGCCGCCTGATTGGCGGAAGcacagggtgggaggggaggaggccccTGTGCCCTGGGATGCTCTTAAAAGGCTGTGGCTGTGGCAGCTGGGCTTTGGGCACCGGCTCACCTCGGCCATGAGCAGCGCAGCCCGCCTGGACCCAACGGAGGCGCCCGAGGAGCGGCGTTTCCTCAG CACTGCTGAGGCGGCTGCCCTGGAGCGGGAGTTGCTGGAGGATTATCGCTTTGGGCGGCAGCAGCTGGTGGAGTTGTGTGGCCATGCTAGTGCTGTGGCTGTGACCAAG gTGTTCCCCTTGCCTACTCTCTCCCGGAAGCAGAGGACAGTGCTGGTCGTGTGTGGCCCGGAGCAGAACGGAGCCGTGGGGCTGGTCTGTGCCCGGCACCTGCAGATGTTT GAGTACGAACCAACCATCTTCTACCCTACACGCTCACTGGATCTGCTGCACCGGGACCTGACCACCCAGTGTGAGAAGATGGACATCCCCTTCCTGTCCTATTTGCCCACGGAG GTCCAGCTCATCAACGATGCCTATGGGCTGGTGGTGGACGCCGTGCTGGGCCCTGGCGTGCAGCCGGGGGAGATCGGGGGCCCCTGCACGCGGACGCTGGCCATACTCAAGCTGCTGTCCATCCCCCTT gctGGGACGCGGAGACCGGTGGCGGCGACACCGAGGATGGGCTCCGGCCCGACGTGCTGGTATCGCTCGCCGCGCCCAAGCGCTGCGCCGGCCGCTTCTCCGGCCGTCACCACTTCGTGGCCGGCAGGTTCGTGCCCGACGACGTGCGCCGAAAGTTCGCTCTGCGCCTGCCGGGATACACCGGCACCGACTGCGTCGCGGCGCTGTGACCGCCACCTGCGTTCTGGCGGCTTGGACCCGCGCCAATAA